The Candidatus Eremiobacterota bacterium nucleotide sequence CGGAGTGGTACATGTGGAAGACCCATTTCAATGAAGGTGAGGAGAAAACAATCAGGTGCTCCTACGAGTATCTCCTGGGCGGGCTTGACCATTTCTGGAGTCTCTCTTACATGATGAAAACAGGATCGACGTGGAGCCAGTCAATAAAGAATGTCGATATGGAGGCCGATCTTTCCGAGAACACTTCCCTGGAGTACTACACACCTCCTTTCAAAGAAAAGCTCGCATCGTTTTATACCCGTGTAAAAGATGATATGGATGCCATGAAGGCAGATTGCACCTACAACTTTCTCGTAGGTGTGTCGCCTCCCGGCTTCACGATAAAGGGGAATACCATCGTCTGGCATTTTGAAAACTATAAGCCTGTTGATGATATTTGGCTCCGATGGGGTCACCCTCCCCTCAGTGCCACTTCGGTCCTGGAGAACTCTTTCCGCTACTCCGCGGACAAGGCGGTAGACGGCGACCCGGCCACCTGCTGGGCCGAGGGAGTGAAAGGGCCGGGATGCGGCCAGCGCCTCAGGATCCCAGTGAAGTCACGATTCTCCCTGCTCAAGGGGGGTCCCCTCTCCGGCGTGTCGATACTGGCAGGGTATGGAAAGAGTGAAGAGGCTTTCCAGGCCAACAACAGGCCGCGGAAGGTCCGGCTCGATTTCTGCAGGCTCAGCAACCGCGGGGTGACGCGGGGCTTCTGTGTCCTCAGGAAGTCAATGGAACTGAAAGACAGCATAAAATGGCATGATGTTGAGATCGGCCGTTTTCTCTGCGCTGACGGCATTGCCCTTCAAATCGATTCGGTGTACAAGGGAAAAAAGTATGATGACACCGCCATATCTGAAGTAAGGCCAGAGCTGCTGGACCTGCAGGTCACTGCTTCTTCAAGCGCCGGGAGCCAGTACCTCCCTGAAAATGTCTTTGACGCGTTTTCTGCATTTAACTCGAACGGAGATCTCAATACCGCCTGGGTGGAAGGGGTAAAAGGCCCCGGTAAGGGCGAATGGGTAAAAATAAGCTGGGGAAAAAAGAAAGAGGTCTCGGCAATCACTATTTACCCCGGTTACGGGAAGAATAGGGGAGGAATTCCTTCTGGCAGGCTTTTTTTTGAAAACAACCAGCTCAAGGTCGCGTACCTTGAGTTTTCAGACAATTCACGGAAGAAGATCGCCTTTCCTAAGAGAGGCAGTGCCTCCTATGAAGCCGACGCATTCTCATTCAAGCCGGTAATGACCTCTTCCGTGAAGCTCATCATCGGGGAGGTATATGCAGGGACAAAGTATGATGACACCTGTGTCTCTGACATGGAAATCAACCCCTTAAAACCAGGTGTCTATGAAACGGTAGATGAATGCTGGTAAGCGGACAGACTCTTTTGCCGAAAAGCAGGTGACCTTGCAGTGATTCGGCGGCCCGGTGCCGAATCAATTAGGAGAAAGAGGTTCTTCCGCCATGGTGTACATGCTCTTGCTTCTCGCTCTTTTTGCCGGCGATGGAACTCCCCCGCCCCCGGCGTGGCATGCTTTTCCTGCGGAGGTGCAGGGATGGAAGGTGAGTGGCACCGAAAGGGTTTTTGATCGCAGGACGATCTTCGACTATATCGACGGCGGCGGCGAGATCTATCTTGCCTACGGCTTCACCTCCGTTGCGGTGCGCACTTACGAGAAACAGGAAGAGCCTCCCCTGGAAGTGGCCGTATTTGACATGGGGAGCCCCGGGGACGCCTACGGCATCTATTCCTATGAGCTCGAAAAGGAGAATGTGAGCGCGGGGCAGGGGGGCGAATACATGGCCGGCCTCCTGCGCTTCTGGAAGAGCAGGTATTTTGTCTGCGTCATCGCCGACAAAGACACACCCTCCTCGAAAATGGGGGCCCTCGCCATGGGGGAGCGCATTGCGGCGGCTCTCCCGGCGCCGGAAAGAAAGCCCCGGCTCCTCGATCACCTTCCCTCTGAAGGCCTCAAGTCGTGCCGGTATTTCCATACCGTTGATTCGCTGAACCGCCTTTACTTCCTGGCAGATAAGAATATACTCTCTCTCAGCAGGGACACTGAGGCAGTGCTGGCCCGGTATGGCAGCGGCAATCCTCCCTGCTCCCTGCTGCTCATCGCATACAAAACGAGGAAAGATGCCGGGCAGGCTTTTCAATCCTTTACCAGGGCCTATCTTCCCGATGCCCCCACCGGCGGCCCTGTCAAAACGGAAAATGGCTGCTGGACCTGCGCCAGGACCACGAGAAACTTTGTCTTCTCGGTTTTTGACGCGCCGTCGCAGGCGGAGGCAGCCCGGCTGGCGGAGAAGGTACTGCAGCTTCTGAAGGAGGACCACTGTGAAAGATAAAAGCATCGTCACGCGCCGTGATTTTATGAAGGCTGCCGCTACCACGGCACTGCTGGCGGCGGCAGGGCTCCCGGCCCTGGCAGGCCAGGCTGTGGCCGGCAGTGAAAAGGCCCAGGAGAGACAGGGGAAAGCCCGGGTAGTCCTCGTAAGGAATGCCCGGGCCGTCAGGGATGATGGCACCCTGGACAGCAGGATCCTGGGAGAGATGCTCGATGAAGCGGTCACCCGGTTATTCCAGGCGCCCAATGCCGCCGGGGCATGGAAGAAAGTAGTCACCCCTTCTGACAGGGTGGGGATCAAGAGCAATGTGTGGAAATACCTGCCCACGCCCCCCGAGCTCGTGGAGATTATAAAAAGCCGCGTCGAGAGCGCCGGCGTCGATGAAAAGAATGTCCATGCTGATGACAGGGGCGCACGGGAGACCCTGGCGGCCTCGACTGCCCTCATCAACGTGAGGCCCCTCAGGAGCCATCACTGGGCGGGTATCGGGGGATGCATCAAGAATTACATCATGTTTGTTGATAACCCGTCGTCGTATCATGACAACTCATGTGCCTCCCTTGGAGCCATCTGGAATCTCCCCGTGGTGAAAGGAAAAACGAGGCTCAACATCCTGGTGCTGCTGACGCCTCAATTCTACGGCCGGGGCCCCCATCACTTCGACCCGCGCTATGTGTGGCCCTATAAAGGCATCATGGTCTCCACCGATCCCGTGGCCCTCGATGCCCTGGGAGCCCAGCTCCTGCTGAAAAAGAGGGTCGCCTCCTTCGGCGAGAACCGCCCGGTGACGCCTGTCAACCATATCCAGGCTGCCGACAGGGAGTATGGAATAGGGGTCAGTGACTTGAAGAGAATTGACCTGATAAAGCTCGGGTGGAGCGACGAAGCGTTACTATAAGGCCAGGTGGTATGATCATGGAACAGGAAGCACAGAAAGTCATTGCGGCATTGGAGAGCCTGGGCATTGCCTTCACCCTCCACGAGCACCCTCCCGTCTATACCGTCGAAGAGGCCGAGAAGCACTGGAGCTCCCTCACGGGAGCCCACCTGAAGAACCTCTTCCTCCGCAACAAGAAGGGGAGCCACCACTACCTTGTCACAGTGCTGAGCGCCAAGAGCCCCGATATGAAAACCCTTACTGCGGCACTGGGAGAGGACAGGCTGAGCTTCGGCTCTCCTGAACGCCTCTTGAACTGCCTGGGGCTCATGCCGGGTGCAGTCTCGCCCTTCGGTCTGATCAACGACCATGCCAGAGCGGTGAAAGTGGTCCTCGATGAAGACCTTAAAAAGGAAGCCACCGTCAACTTCCATCCCAACGTGAATACTGCCACGGTGGGTCTGAGCTTCAATGACTTCGAAAAATTCATTGCATGGTGCGGCAATGAGGTGGTGTACCTCCCAATCGGCAGCGGCAAGTAGCTTGTACAAGAGATGAGGCCGCCTCTTTCGAGACGGCCTCACCCCGGGTGGTCACCGGCCGGACCGCTAGACATATCGCCGCAAGGTTGTCCGCCTGATCCTGTACTTTCCATGAGCGGTCCTCACCTCCCTTTTCTCCCTGACTTTAGCCATTTTCTCCATGAACACCCTGATCCTGTTCTGAATCTGCTCCCTGGTCATCCTCATCGTGCTCACCTCCTTTCCCGGCATAATAAAAAGGGCCCTCATTCGAGGGCCCTGTGAAGAGCTGGCAAAATAGCGTTCTTTTACCCCGAGCTCACCATGACCCTCTTCAATGCAAAGACTGCACCG carries:
- a CDS encoding DUF362 domain-containing protein, which gives rise to MKDKSIVTRRDFMKAAATTALLAAAGLPALAGQAVAGSEKAQERQGKARVVLVRNARAVRDDGTLDSRILGEMLDEAVTRLFQAPNAAGAWKKVVTPSDRVGIKSNVWKYLPTPPELVEIIKSRVESAGVDEKNVHADDRGARETLAASTALINVRPLRSHHWAGIGGCIKNYIMFVDNPSSYHDNSCASLGAIWNLPVVKGKTRLNILVLLTPQFYGRGPHHFDPRYVWPYKGIMVSTDPVALDALGAQLLLKKRVASFGENRPVTPVNHIQAADREYGIGVSDLKRIDLIKLGWSDEALL
- a CDS encoding prolyl-tRNA synthetase associated domain-containing protein; this translates as MEQEAQKVIAALESLGIAFTLHEHPPVYTVEEAEKHWSSLTGAHLKNLFLRNKKGSHHYLVTVLSAKSPDMKTLTAALGEDRLSFGSPERLLNCLGLMPGAVSPFGLINDHARAVKVVLDEDLKKEATVNFHPNVNTATVGLSFNDFEKFIAWCGNEVVYLPIGSGK